The Thunnus maccoyii chromosome 9, fThuMac1.1, whole genome shotgun sequence genome includes a region encoding these proteins:
- the LOC121903462 gene encoding zinc metalloproteinase-disintegrin-like crotastatin isoform X2 codes for MMHALLLWALILNASLKPSESHGPEADEVKDYEVVRPVRLHTVRKRHAEHLRPETIKYAMTVGGKDIEMQLEKNNELLTKDYTETSYREDGTQITTTPNDIDHCYYHGRIVNDNKSSVSISTCDGLRGYFRTAAQRYLIEPLSGDDEGDHAVMTFGNQSSTPAVCGVTNTSWSTDFEPPISRSRSRSAGISIVQQQKYLELYLVADNREYVKMGRDQTAVRKRIFELVNFVNMVYKPMRTFIALVGLEIWSNRDLISVTPPARANLDAFMEWRNSDLVKRKKHDNAQLISDIDFEGTTVGLAFVGTLCSGQSVGVVQDHNDRAIAVGATLAHEMGHNLGMDHDDSSACACSGDSCIMAAALSWNVPRSFSSCSSNNYEKYLMSRSPSCLLDKPDYRSLVAPSVCGNGFVETGEQCDCGTVEECNNPCCNATTCTLKESSQCTEGECCENCKILPRSRECRRKQDECDLAEYCDGNKATCPEDVFAVNGLPCDEGLGYCYNGQCPQRPNQCIKLYGSSAIEASPRCYQKNTEGKYYAFCKRPSKNQYIRCQGKDVYCGTLYCQNGDANPNYGTMVRVGNCKAAFFEDNTSDYGQVDTGTKCGDGKVCSQNECVDLQTAYKNTNCSAKCPGHAVCNHKSECQCEPGWIAPSCDSRDEAFSSLSPGAAAAIAMTVLVLLGVIAGVLGFFWKKQQSPKLPTAHTQRYQPAAENSAYRLDKAPVPSQPMPVTQVRRPKKGAPPPPPPAGNRPKPPSQNYIAARQALRPVPPQKV; via the exons AAAGCCATGGTCCTGAGGCTGATGAGGTGAAGGACTATGAGGTGGTTCGACCTGTCAGACTTCACACAGTCAGAAAAAGACATGCAGAG CACCTCAGGCCAGAGACTATTAAGTATGCAATGACGGTGGGAGGAAAAGACATTGAAATGCAACtagaaaaaaataa TGAATTACTCACCAAAGACTACACTGAGACTTCCTATCGAGAGGACGGAACTCAAATCACCACAACTCCAAATGACATT GATCACTGCTACTATCATGGCAGGATTGTGAATGACAACAAATCATCAGTTAGCATCAGCACTTGTGATGGACTCAG GGGTTATTTCAGAACGGCTGCCCAGAGGTACCTGATTGAGCCCCTGTCTGGTGATGATGAGGGGGATCATGCAGTAATGACGTTCGGTAACCAGAGTTCCACACCTGCAGTGTGCGGTGTCACCAACACCTCCTGGAGCACCGACTTCGAACCCCCAATTAGCCGCAGTCGCTCCAGATCGGCG ggTATATCTATTGTCCAACAACAGAAATACCTCGAGCTCTACCTTGTTGCTGATAACCGTGAG TACGTGAAAATGGGGCGAGATCAGACAGCCGTGAGAAAAAGGATTTTCGAACTTGTCAACTTTGTCAACATG GTTTACAAACCCATGAGGACTTTTATTGCACTGGTGGGGCTGGAGATCTGGTCCAATCGTGACTTGATCTCTGTGACTCCCCCAGCTAGGGCCAACCTTGATGCTTTCATGGAGTGGAGGAACTCTGACCTGGTCAAAAGGAAAAAGCATGACAACGCACAGCTCATCAG TGATATTGACTTTGAAGGAACAACTGTGGGACTGGCCTTCGTTGGGACTCTGTGCTCAGGTCAATCTGTTGGGGTGGTACAG GATCACAATGATCGGGCCATTGCAGTGGGAGCGACACTGGCCCATGAGATGGGCCATAACCTGGGCATGGACCATGATGATTCCAGCGCCTGTGCTTGTTCTGGGGATAGCTGCATCATGGCTGCAGCCCTCAG CTGGAACGTCCCTCGCTCTTTCAgtagctgcagcagcaacaactaTGAAAAATACCTGATGAGCCGCAGCCCCAGCTGCCTGCTGGACAAACCAGACTACCGGAGTCTGGTAGCTCCTTCAGTCTGTGGGAACGGTTTTGTGGAGACAGGAGAGCAGTGCGACTGTGGAACTGTGGAG GAGTGCAACAACCCGTGCTGCAATGCCACCACCTGCACCCTGAAGGAGAGTTCACAGTGCACTGAAGGCGAGTGCTGTGAGAACTGTAAG ATCCTACCTCGATCCAGGGAGTGCCGGAGGAAGCAGGATGAATGTGATCTGGCAGAGTACTGTGATGGGAATAAGGCCACCTGCCCTGAGGACGTCTTTGCTGTAAACGGCCTCCCGTGTGATGAAGGCCTGGGATACTGCTACAACGGCCAGTGTCCACAGAGACCAAACCAGTGCATCAAGCTGTACGGATCAA GTGCTATAGAGGCCAGTCCTCGCTGCTACCAAAAGAACACCGAAGGAAAATACTATGCCTTCTGCAAACGTCCCTCAAAGAATCAGTATATCCGCTGCCAGGGAAA AGATGTGTATTGTGGGACGCTCTACTGCCAGAACGGCGATGCAAACCCAAACTATGGGACCATGGTCAGGGTCGGTAACTGCAAGGCAGCTTTCTTTGAAGACAACACCAGTGACTACGGCCAAGTGGACACTGGGACTAAATGTGGGGACGGAAAG gtgtGTAGCCAGAATGAGTGTGTGGATCTACAGACagcttacaaaaacacaaactgttcagCAAAATGCCCCGGCCATGCT GTCTGCAATCACAAAAGTGAGTGTCAGTGTGAGCCTGGTTGGATTGCTCCTTCCTGCGATTCACGGGATGAAGCTTTCAGTTCTCTTTCTCCTG GAGCGGCTGCTGCCATCGCAATGACAGTGCTGGTGCTTCTGGGTGTCATTGCTGGTGTTTTGGGGTTCTTTtggaaaaaacaacagagtCCCAAGTTGCCAAC TGCACACACCCAAAGGTATCAGCCAGCAGCAGAAAACTCTGCTTACCGCCTTGACAAAGCTCCAGTTCCCAGCCAACCCATGCCAGTGACACAG GTTCGAAGGCCAAAAAAAGGAg
- the LOC121903462 gene encoding zinc metalloproteinase-disintegrin-like crotastatin isoform X1, which produces MTVCTWIMMHALLLWALILNASLKPSESHGPEADEVKDYEVVRPVRLHTVRKRHAEHLRPETIKYAMTVGGKDIEMQLEKNNELLTKDYTETSYREDGTQITTTPNDIDHCYYHGRIVNDNKSSVSISTCDGLRGYFRTAAQRYLIEPLSGDDEGDHAVMTFGNQSSTPAVCGVTNTSWSTDFEPPISRSRSRSAGISIVQQQKYLELYLVADNREYVKMGRDQTAVRKRIFELVNFVNMVYKPMRTFIALVGLEIWSNRDLISVTPPARANLDAFMEWRNSDLVKRKKHDNAQLISDIDFEGTTVGLAFVGTLCSGQSVGVVQDHNDRAIAVGATLAHEMGHNLGMDHDDSSACACSGDSCIMAAALSWNVPRSFSSCSSNNYEKYLMSRSPSCLLDKPDYRSLVAPSVCGNGFVETGEQCDCGTVEECNNPCCNATTCTLKESSQCTEGECCENCKILPRSRECRRKQDECDLAEYCDGNKATCPEDVFAVNGLPCDEGLGYCYNGQCPQRPNQCIKLYGSSAIEASPRCYQKNTEGKYYAFCKRPSKNQYIRCQGKDVYCGTLYCQNGDANPNYGTMVRVGNCKAAFFEDNTSDYGQVDTGTKCGDGKVCSQNECVDLQTAYKNTNCSAKCPGHAVCNHKSECQCEPGWIAPSCDSRDEAFSSLSPGAAAAIAMTVLVLLGVIAGVLGFFWKKQQSPKLPTAHTQRYQPAAENSAYRLDKAPVPSQPMPVTQVRRPKKGAPPPPPPAGNRPKPPSQNYIAARQALRPVPPQKV; this is translated from the exons AAAGCCATGGTCCTGAGGCTGATGAGGTGAAGGACTATGAGGTGGTTCGACCTGTCAGACTTCACACAGTCAGAAAAAGACATGCAGAG CACCTCAGGCCAGAGACTATTAAGTATGCAATGACGGTGGGAGGAAAAGACATTGAAATGCAACtagaaaaaaataa TGAATTACTCACCAAAGACTACACTGAGACTTCCTATCGAGAGGACGGAACTCAAATCACCACAACTCCAAATGACATT GATCACTGCTACTATCATGGCAGGATTGTGAATGACAACAAATCATCAGTTAGCATCAGCACTTGTGATGGACTCAG GGGTTATTTCAGAACGGCTGCCCAGAGGTACCTGATTGAGCCCCTGTCTGGTGATGATGAGGGGGATCATGCAGTAATGACGTTCGGTAACCAGAGTTCCACACCTGCAGTGTGCGGTGTCACCAACACCTCCTGGAGCACCGACTTCGAACCCCCAATTAGCCGCAGTCGCTCCAGATCGGCG ggTATATCTATTGTCCAACAACAGAAATACCTCGAGCTCTACCTTGTTGCTGATAACCGTGAG TACGTGAAAATGGGGCGAGATCAGACAGCCGTGAGAAAAAGGATTTTCGAACTTGTCAACTTTGTCAACATG GTTTACAAACCCATGAGGACTTTTATTGCACTGGTGGGGCTGGAGATCTGGTCCAATCGTGACTTGATCTCTGTGACTCCCCCAGCTAGGGCCAACCTTGATGCTTTCATGGAGTGGAGGAACTCTGACCTGGTCAAAAGGAAAAAGCATGACAACGCACAGCTCATCAG TGATATTGACTTTGAAGGAACAACTGTGGGACTGGCCTTCGTTGGGACTCTGTGCTCAGGTCAATCTGTTGGGGTGGTACAG GATCACAATGATCGGGCCATTGCAGTGGGAGCGACACTGGCCCATGAGATGGGCCATAACCTGGGCATGGACCATGATGATTCCAGCGCCTGTGCTTGTTCTGGGGATAGCTGCATCATGGCTGCAGCCCTCAG CTGGAACGTCCCTCGCTCTTTCAgtagctgcagcagcaacaactaTGAAAAATACCTGATGAGCCGCAGCCCCAGCTGCCTGCTGGACAAACCAGACTACCGGAGTCTGGTAGCTCCTTCAGTCTGTGGGAACGGTTTTGTGGAGACAGGAGAGCAGTGCGACTGTGGAACTGTGGAG GAGTGCAACAACCCGTGCTGCAATGCCACCACCTGCACCCTGAAGGAGAGTTCACAGTGCACTGAAGGCGAGTGCTGTGAGAACTGTAAG ATCCTACCTCGATCCAGGGAGTGCCGGAGGAAGCAGGATGAATGTGATCTGGCAGAGTACTGTGATGGGAATAAGGCCACCTGCCCTGAGGACGTCTTTGCTGTAAACGGCCTCCCGTGTGATGAAGGCCTGGGATACTGCTACAACGGCCAGTGTCCACAGAGACCAAACCAGTGCATCAAGCTGTACGGATCAA GTGCTATAGAGGCCAGTCCTCGCTGCTACCAAAAGAACACCGAAGGAAAATACTATGCCTTCTGCAAACGTCCCTCAAAGAATCAGTATATCCGCTGCCAGGGAAA AGATGTGTATTGTGGGACGCTCTACTGCCAGAACGGCGATGCAAACCCAAACTATGGGACCATGGTCAGGGTCGGTAACTGCAAGGCAGCTTTCTTTGAAGACAACACCAGTGACTACGGCCAAGTGGACACTGGGACTAAATGTGGGGACGGAAAG gtgtGTAGCCAGAATGAGTGTGTGGATCTACAGACagcttacaaaaacacaaactgttcagCAAAATGCCCCGGCCATGCT GTCTGCAATCACAAAAGTGAGTGTCAGTGTGAGCCTGGTTGGATTGCTCCTTCCTGCGATTCACGGGATGAAGCTTTCAGTTCTCTTTCTCCTG GAGCGGCTGCTGCCATCGCAATGACAGTGCTGGTGCTTCTGGGTGTCATTGCTGGTGTTTTGGGGTTCTTTtggaaaaaacaacagagtCCCAAGTTGCCAAC TGCACACACCCAAAGGTATCAGCCAGCAGCAGAAAACTCTGCTTACCGCCTTGACAAAGCTCCAGTTCCCAGCCAACCCATGCCAGTGACACAG GTTCGAAGGCCAAAAAAAGGAg